One window of the Trifolium pratense cultivar HEN17-A07 linkage group LG2, ARS_RC_1.1, whole genome shotgun sequence genome contains the following:
- the LOC123908132 gene encoding 1-aminocyclopropane-1-carboxylate oxidase → MENFPIINLEKINGEERKATMEKIKDACENWGFFELVNHGIPHDLMDTVERLTKEHYRICMEQRFKELVANKGLEAVQTEVKDMDWESTFHLRHLPESNISEVPDLSDEYRKAMKEFALKLEKLAEELLDLLCENLGLEKGYLKKALYGSKGPTFGTKVANYPPCPKPDLVKGLRAHTDAGGIILLFQDDKVSGLQLLKDGKWVDVPPMHHSIVINLGDQLEVITNGKYKSVEHRVIAQSDGTRMSIASFYNPGSDAVIYPAPTLIEENNEVYPKFVFEDYMNLYAGLKFQAKEPRFEAFKESSNVNLGPIATV, encoded by the exons ATGGAGAACTTTCCAATTATCAACTTAGAAAAAATCAATGGTGAGGAGAGAAAAGCTACTATGGAGAAAATCAAAGATGCTTGTGAAAACTGGGGATTCTTCGAG ctGGTGAATCATGGTATACCTCATGACTTAATGGACACTGTTGAGAGGTTGACAAAAGAACACTACAGAATATGCATGGAACAAAGATTCAAGGAATTGGTGGCCAACAAAGGACTAGAAGCTGTTCAAACTGAGGTCAAAGATATGGACTGGGAGAGTACCTTCCACTTGCGTCACCTACCTGAGTCAAACATTTCAGAGGTCCCTGATCTCAGTGATGAATACAG GAAAGCAATGAAGGAATTTGCTTTGAAGCTAGAGAAACTAGCAGAGGAGTTGTTAGACTTATTATGTGAGAATCTTGGACTAGAAAAGGGGTACCTCAAAAAAGCCTTATATGGATCAAAGGGACCAACTTTTGGCACCAAGGTTGCAAACTACCCTCCATGCCCAAAACCAGACCTTGTTAAAGGTCTCCGTGCACACACCGATGCCGGTGGAATCATCCTCCTTTTCCAAGATGACAAAGTCAGTGGCCTTCAGCTTCTCAAAGATGGTAAATGGGTAGATGTTCCTCCCATGCATCATTCCATTGTCATCAACCTTGGTGACCAACttgag GTAATAACAAATGGCAAGTACAAAAGTGTAGAACACCGTGTGATAGCACAAAGTGATGGAACAAGAATGTCCATAGCTTCATTCTACAACCCTGGTAGTGATGCTGTTATTTATCCAGCACCAACATTGATTGAAGAGAATAATGAAGTTTACccaaaatttgtttttgaagATTACATGAATCTTTATGCTGGATTAAAGTTTCAAGCCAAAGAACCAAGATTTGAAGCATTTAAGGAATCATCAAATGTTAATCTTGGTCCAATTGCAACAGTTTAA